CGCGGATCGATCAGGCCCGCGGGGCAGCCCAGGGCGCGGGCGCAGCCTTGCTCCCCACCGTCGAGGCCTCTGCGTCCGCCGACGCCAATCGCCAGTCCCGCCGGACGCCGATCGGGGGCGCTTCGGCCAGCCTCGGTTTTCCGCGCAACTATGAACTCTATCAGGCCGGCGCCTCGGCAAGCTGGGAAATCGACCTGTTCGGTGGGCTGCGCCGCGGGCGGGAGGCGGCACGCGCCGACCTTGCCGGCAGCGTCGCCGATGCGGATGCGGTGCGGCTGAGCATGACCGCGGAGGCGGTGGATGCGTATCTCCAGCTGCGCGGGCTGCAGGCGCGGCTTGGCGTTGCCGAGCGACAATTGGCGGTGCGGCGCGATCTGGTGGGGCTGATCCGCCAGCGCGTCGCACAGGGCATCACCGCCGACCGCGAGCTCAACCGCGCGCTGGGCGAACAGCAGGGGATCGAGGCGGATCTACCCCGGCTGCGCGCCGGCATCGCCGCGCAGATGAACCGGCTCGACATATTGATGGGCGCGCAGGCCGGCACCTATCGCGCCGAACTGGCGCCGGCGGCAGCGATCCCGCGCGCACCCGATCCCTCGGGCAGCGCGGTGCCCGCCGACCTGATGCGCCGCCGGCCCGATCTGGTCGCCGCCGAGCGCCGGGTGGCAGCGGCGGACGCCCGGATCGGCGTGGCGCTGGCCGGCTATTATCCGCACCTCTCGCTCGGCGGGCTGATCGGTTTTGCCGGCACCACCACCGGCAGCCTGTTTACCGGCGGCGCGCTGCAGGCGCAGGGCGGGGCGGGGCTGCGCTGGCGGCTGTTCGATTTCGGCAAGGTCGATGCCGAGGTGACGCAGGCGCGCGGCCGTTCCGCCGAGGCGTTGGTCGTCTATCGCGGCACCGTGCTGCGCGCGACGGCGGAGGTGGAAACCGCGCTCGTCCGCCTGGTCCAAGGCCGCGCCGAAGTGGCGAGCCTGACCGAACAGGTCGCAGTGCTGCGCCGCGCGCGCGGGCAGGCGCAATCGGCTTACGAGAGCGGCGCGGTGGCGCTGGTCGATGTGCTCGATGCCGATCGCGCGTTGCTGGAAGCGTCGGACCGGCTGGCGGCGGCGGAGGCGGATACGGCGCGCGCCTCGGTCGCGGCGATCCGCGCGCTCGGCGGCGGCTATGCGAGCGTGTAAGGGGGGCGGCATGGCTGACAAGACTGCCCACAAGGCGAAAACCCGCGCGCGCATTCTCGACGAGGCGGCAATGGCGATGCGCGCCCGCGGATCGGACGGGATCGGCGTGTCCGAACTGATGAAGCGCGCCGGGCTGACGCATGGCGGCTTCTACGCGCACTTTGCCTCGCGCGACGATCTGGTGGCGCATGCGGTGGACCGCATGTTTCAGGACAGCGCGGCGATGGTCGCGCGTTTCCTGGGCGACGCGCCGGACGGGCCGGGGCTGGCGGCGCTGATCGACTTCTACCTCTCCGAACCGGTCATGCGCGCCGCCGACCGCGGCTGCCCGCTGCCCGCACTCAGCGGCGAAGCGGCCCGCATGCCCGCGGCCGCGCGCGCGCGGTTCGAGGCGGGGGTGGCGGGGTTCCAGAACGCGATCGCACGCGCGCTGATGGCGATGGGACGCGCGGATGCCGAGACGCTCGCGGCCTCGGTGCTGGCGGAACTGGTCGGCACGATGGCGCTGGCGCGGTCGTTTGCGGATCCGGCGGCCGGGGCGGCGATGCTGGCCGCCGCGCGAAAGGCTCTGAAGGAAAGGCTCGGCCTGGCGCCCCCTTTCCAGGGGGCGGAGGATTTGCCTGCCTGAACCCGCCGCGCCTCCGGCGCCGCGCGAACATTCGGTGGCTTTACCCCACCACCCGCGCCAGAAACCCCCGCATCAGCGGCACGATCTCGTCCAGGCGATCCTCCAGCGCGAAATGGCCGGTATCGAGCAGATGCAACTCGGCATCCGGCAGATCGCGGAGGTAGGCCTTCGCGCCGACCGGCGGGAAGATCACGTCGTTGGCGCCCCAGACGATCAGCGTCGAGGGCCGATGCTCGCGAAAATAGGCCTGAATGTCCGGATAGAGCGCCACGTTCGTCCGATAGTCATAGACGATGTCCAGCTGGATGTCGGTCATGCCGGGACGATCGAGGAAGAGCTGGTCGTGCAGCCAGGCGGTAGGGTCGAGGCGGGTGCGGTCGTGGACGCCGGTTTCATATTGGAAGCGCGTGCCCTCGATACCGAAGAAGGGGCGCATGGCGTCGCGATTGGCCGCGCTGTTGTCCGCCCACAAGGTGCGGCTTGAGGCCCAGAAGTCCTCGCCCAGCCCTTCCTCATAGGCATTGCCGTTCTGCGTGATCAGCGCGGTCACCCGTTCGGGATGCTTGAGCGCGAGGCGGAAGCCGGTCGGCGCGCCATAATCCATCACATAGAGCGCGTAGCGCGTGGCGCCGAGCTGTTCGAGCAGCGCGTCGACCGTGTCGGCGAAACCGGCGAAGCTATAGACCGGATGGCCCCGCGGCGGCGCCTCGGACAGGCCGAAGCCGGGCAGGTCGGGGGCGATCACATGATAGCGGTCGGCGAGCGCGGGGATCAGCCGGCGGTACATGTGCGAGGAGGTGGGATAGCCGTGCAGCAGCACGACCACCGGCGCGCCGGCCGGCCCGGCCTCGCGGTAGAAGATCTCGAGGCCGTTGACGGTGGCGGTACGGTGATACGTGACGGGCAGGGTGTCGGCGGACATCGGCATTCTCCTTTGCGGCAGCGGCGGCCGTTGCAGCAGGTTCTACGCCGGTTGGTCCGCCGGAATAATGCGCGAATGGTGAAAGAGATTGTTCCGGATCGCGGAATGGCTTGTGCGCGATTGCGCGCGGTCGGGCGGCGTTCCGCTCACTTCACCGGCGGCGCGCCGTAATAATCCGGGGCGCCGTCGAACCGCACGTCGATGCGGTCGAGCAGGAAGCCCGGGTCCAGCGCATAGACCCGCACCCGATGCGCGCCGGCGGCGAGCGTGCCGAGCGCTATCGTTTCCGCGCTACTGTTGGCGAGCACATTGCGTTTCCAGCGTTCGCTGCGGCCATGCGTCTCGAAGTCGAGGATGCGCGGCGCCTCGTCATCGATGCGGACGGCCAGCCGAAGCCCGTTCGCCGCGGTCAGCGGGTGGACGGGGATGGCGACGATGCGCAGTTCGGCCTCGCCGGCGGTTGCGGCGCTGAAATCCCAGGCGAGGGGGTCGAGCCCGGCGATCGTGTCTGCGGACGGGCGGGTCAGGCTGGACCGCAGCGCGGTGCCGCGGGAGCCGAGGTCGGGCACGTGTTCCCAGCTTCCGTCGGCGGGCATGCCGGCATCGTCCGGCGAGAGCGAGACGATATGGTCGAGCGCTGCGGGCGCACCGGGGGCCGGCGCCGGGAGCAGCCGTGCCGTCACCTCGATGCTGCGGTCACCGCAGGCGAGCATTCCGCCGGTGATGGCGGCGGCGCCATCATAGCGCACGATGACCCGCTGTTCGAAGCCGTTGTCTGCGTCCAGCCGGCCCATGCTGGTGAGCAGCGTGATCCCCCTGTCGAGCGAGATCGACCAGTTCCGCGGCTCACCGTTGCTCGACACGGTGAGCGTGCGGCGTGACGGCTTGCCGGTGACGAACACGAGGTCCGACGCGTCCACCGCGCAACCCGGTTTCGCCGCGATCTCCGCGCGCGGATAGGGCGGCTCGGCGAACACCGGCAGCCGGCGCGGCGCCATGTCCATCATGCCGCGCCATTTGCCGCCGTTCTGCGCGTTATAGGCGGCGGTGTCGGCGACGATGCGCTGGTGCGCGGCGCGGGCCGCCGCCGCCAGCGCGTTGACGGTCGGGCGGCCCTGCCGCGCGTGCAGCGCGGCGAGATCGAGCGACAGGTTGCGGCGGTTGATGTCGGCGGCACCGTGCACCGGGTAGCCGACCAGCTGGAACCAGGCGTCGCGGCGATCCTCGGGCAATGTCCTGCCCACCGCATCGGTGCGGAATGCGAGCGCCGCATAGGCGTCGATCCGGCGCTGCGCTTCGTCTCCGCCGGTGCGGATATAATCGCCGATGCGGATCGGGCGGGTCGGTTCGGTCTGGCTGAAGCCGATGAACTCGGGGCGCCGCTCGAAGGCGAGGTCATAATAGTGGGTCAGGATGCCGGCGATCCTGCGGGCCTGCTCCTTGCCGAATTGCGCTTCCGCCCAGGCGGTGAGGTGCGCGCGCGGCGTCTGCGCGAAGAGGCGGTGGTCGAAGGCGAGGTCGAGGAAATAGTGGGTGAGATACTCGCCCGGCTTGATGTCGCCGACATTGACCACCCACAGCTTGCGGGCATCGAGCCGCCACGCCCGCTCCATCTGCTCGCGGATCAGCGCGGGATGCGTCGTCGCCAGCCAGAGATAGTCGTGCGGCCGGCCCCAGTAGGAGATATGGTAATAGACCCCCGAGCCGCCGCTGCGCGCCCGCTCGGCCGGCGTCGGGAGCTGGCTGATATAGCCGTAATTGTCCTCGGGCCACACGAGGGTGACATCCTCGGGCACGTCGAGGCCGGCGCCGTAGATGTCGAGCACTTCCTTGTAGAGCGTCAGCGCCTGCGGCACCTTGTCCGCGGCGAGCCCCTGCGCCTTCGCCAGCAGCGCGCGCTGGTCGGCGATGGCGCGGGCGGTGGCGTCCAGCGCCTGTTCGGGCGTGTCGGCGCCTTCCATCGCCGAGTCATGCTTGCCGCGCAGCCCGATCGTGGTGATCGTCTCGAAATCCTTCACCTCGCGCGCGCGCTCGCCCCAGTAGCGCAGCATCCCGGGCCGGTTGGTGAAATAGTTGAAGGGCCCGCGCTTCGCCTCGTCCCACTCGCGCACATTGTTGCGCATCATCGGTTCGGCGTGGGAGGTGCCGACGATGATCGCATGATCGCGCGCCGCCCCGGCATTGCCGGGGATCTGGTAGAAGGGCCTGGTGCTGTCGTGCATCGCCGGCCAGATCAGATTGGCCTTGAGGCGCCACATCAGTTCGAAGATGCGGGCATAGGTCCTGGGGCCGATGTCGCCGGTCTCGGGCTCATGGGTCTTTGCCGCCCAGGGCTGCAGACCCCAATCCTCATCGTTGAGAAAGATGCCGCGATACTGGACGGAGGGCGGGTCCGACAGCGTGCGGGCGCCGTCCACCGCCAGCCGGTCGACGCGGCGCGGGGTGACGTCCGCCCACCATTCCCACGCCGAGACGCCGAGTGCGCGGCCGAGATCGACCATGCCCCAGATCGCGCCGCGCTGGTCGGATCCGGCGATCAGCAGATAGCGCCGCGCCGGATCGCGCCGGGAGCGCAGCAGCACGCGTTCGTAGCGCTCCCACTGGTCGTCCAGCGCGGTAAGATCGGCGCCCGTGTCCGCGGCGACCTGCCTGACGAGCGCGGAGCCCTTCGTGCCGATGACGATGCACAATTCCGAGCAGCGCGCGAGATCGTCGGAGACGACGGGAACCTTGCCGCTCAGCGCGGAGAGGTCGCGCGCCAGCATCTCGCCGGCGAGTGCGCTCGGCTTCGCGCCGTCATGGACGATGCCGGCAACCTGCACCCCATCGAACAGCACCGCCTCCTCGGCATGCGCCATCGCCGCGGGCGCGGTGGCGGCAAGTGCGGCGAGGAGGGCGCGGCGCACTAGCGGCACACCGCCCATTTGTCGCAATCGACGCTTTCCAGTCCGCGATAGCACGCGCCGATGGGGAGGGCTGCCAGCAGCGAACCGGCGGCGATGCCGCCCAGCATGTCGCGGCGTGACGCAACGGTGATGGCGTCCGCGCTGTCCACATCCATTCTCCGGGTTCGCACTCTATGCTTCTCGTGTAGCTCTGTCGAATTGGTAAGGCAATATGGTATGACATGCCGTAGTATAGAGATCGATTTTCGCGCCATGGTCAGGCCATGATGACATCGGAGCGATTATCCGCTATACGTGATAACGCTAACAACAACATGGAACAGTCATGCTGAAGCCAACGGCCAATAGCGGGGAGAGGCTCTACATAACAGTGGCGCGGCGGTTGGAACAGGCGATCGAGGCGGGCATCTATCCGGTGGGCAGCCGGCTGCCGGCGGAGCGCGATCTGTCCGAGCGGCTGGGGGTCAGCCGGCCGGTGATCCGTGAGGCGCTGATCGTGCTGGAGATTCGCGGCTCGATCATGGTCAGGCCAAATGGCGGCACCGTGGTTGCCAGCCGTGACCAGCGCTCGGGGGCTGCGCTCGCGATGCAGGCGGATGCGGGGCCGTTCGAGGTCACGGAGGCGCGGCGGCTGCTTGAGGGAGAGGTGGCTGCGCTCGCTGCCACCCTCGTCGAAGACGACCAGTTCGAGGAACTGGAAGAGACGGTGCGGTTGATGGACAATCCCGCGCTCGACGCCCAGGCCCGCGAGCGTGCCGACCGCGCCTTCCATATGGCACTGGCGCGGATCACCGGCAATGACGTGCTGGTCTCGATGGTCGAGAGCCTGTGGGACATGCGCTACAACTCGGCGCTGTGCGTCTATTTCTTCCAGCAGGCGCGTGAGCACGGCATCGAGCCCCCCGTCGACCAGCACCGCCTGATCATCGACACGCTGAGAGCCCGCGACCCCGAAGCCGCGCGCGCGGCGATGCGCGAGCATCTGACCAAGGTGACGGAAAGCCTGCTGATCGCGACCGAAGAGGATGCGCGCGAGCGGGAACGGTTGCGGGTGACCGAGCGCGGGAGCGATTTCGCGCGGCGCGCGCGGACGGGGACCTGAGCGGGACGCGCCCGGGCGGTCAATCGGCTGGCGCCAGTGGCGCCGGATCGGCGGCGGCCGGTGCGGTCGCCTGGGGTGCCGGCTCCGCCTGGGGCGCCTGCGCCAGCCGGCGATGGCCGATCGTCATGCTGCGCAGCACGCCGTCGCGGCGGATCAGCCCATGCATCAGCGCCGCCGAGAGATGCGCGAGGATCAGCGCGAAGAACAGGATCGCGACGATCGTGTGCGCCTGGCGCAGCAGTGCATGGACGGCAAGGTCGTGCGGCAGGATCGGCGGCAGCGAGAGCCCTTCGGTCAGCCGCACCGGATAGCCGCCGGCGGAGAGCATGGCCCAACCGATCAACGGCATCGCCACCATGCTTGCATAAAGCAGGATGTGCGAGCCCTTGGCGACCCGATGCTGCAGGGGAGGAAGATCGGCGGGCAGCGCCGGGGCGCCGGTCGCGAGGCGCAGCGGCAGCCGGATCAGCACCAGCAGCAGGATCGCGATCCCGATCGGCCGGTGCAGCGCGAGCAGGCCGAGATAGGCCGGCCCGGCGGTCGAGACCATGCCGACGCCGATGAACAGCATCGCAAGCACCAGCGCCGCCATCAGCCAGTGGAGCGTGCGCAGCGCAGGATGGAAATCGTGGGCGGGGCGGCTCATCGCGCGTCGCTCCGGGCGATATCCTCACCCACGGCGCTCGGTCCCGCGCCCTCGGCGGCGCGGCGGGTGAAGGAAGAGGAATAGGCTTTCGATCGCGCCGCCAGCAGCGGATCGTCCGAGACGGCGATGCCGGACGGCAGGATGGTGGGATCGAAGTTGAGATCGCGGCAGGCGCCGGTCTCCTCGGGCTGCACCGCGTCCAGCACCAGCGTGCCCGCATCGATCGAGCGGTGCTTGCCCTGCCATGCGATCGTCGCCTTGTCGGTCACGTCGCCGGCATTGGCGACGACCAGCTGGAGGTGCCAGCGCGACGGGCCTCTCGCGGTGCGCGCGATCATCTCGTCGAACAGATAATCGCGCGGCAGCCTGTCGAGATGCGCCTTGTCCAGCCCGGCCAGCGGCGCCTCCGGCACGAACTGCCATCTTACCGTCTGCGTGCTGCCGGCAGCGTTCGTGAAGCGGAAGGCGTTGATGCTGTAATAGGTCGCGTTGGCGAAGCTGTCGGGCAGCACCGCAGTCGCCATGTAATCCTGAAACGCCTTCACCTCGGGATGCGCGGCGAGAAACGGCTTCATCACCGCCGCATCGGGCTTGCCGGTCTTCGGATCCGGGGTCGTCGCGCGCTGCAGCGCCACGAAGGACGGGACGTCGGCCACCGGGAAGATCGGCGTATGGTCCATCGCCAGCCGCCATTCCTGCCCATCGGGCGTCTGCAGCAGCAGCGCCATCGAATGGAATACGTTGCGCCCGTCGGTGGCGAGCGGGTTGCCGCCGCCCAGCGAGAAGCGGCCGATGACGGGGTAATCGCCCGCGGCGAACGCGCCGGCCGACGAGAGCGCGGTGCCCCCGCCATTGGCCTGGAACCGGCCGGCGAAGCACAGCCCCTTGGCATGGGCACGGCGATAGCCCGGATGGCTGCCGCCATTGTCGTCGAGCGCGGTGACGATGTCGCCGCCATCGATCCGGTCGCCGCCGATCCAGCCTGCGGCCCAGGCGAAACCGCCGGCCAGCAGCAGCACGATGGCGCCGATCAGCGCCGCAGGTCCGGCGAGGGTGCGGAATGTCAAAGGCATGCGGGTCCGTTTCGTTCGGCAACACGGGAGGAGACGCGGCGGACCATGACTTATTCCGGCCGGCACGCAATATGCTCGTTACATTCGAAACGCGATCAGCCTTGTGCAGTCTCCGCCAGCACGGCCTCATAGGCTGTCCGCAACCGATCCCACACCGAAGGGCCTTCGGGTGGTGGCGCCCCCAGATGCAGCGCGCGCAGTTCGGCCATGAAATCCGCCCACATCGCCGGGCCGCCTTCTTCAAGCACCTGCGCGCGGATCGAGAGTTCGCGGGAAACGGGCAGGTGCCGGCGCCCCCACGCCCCCATATGCGCCATCACCGGCACGAGCTGGATCGCCGCTTCGGTGAGGCTGTAGATCGATTTCTGCTTGTGGCTGGGATCGTCCGCCTTGGTCACCAGCCCCGATGCCAGCAATTTCTTCAGCCGGTCGGCGAGGATGTTGGAGGCGATTCCTTCCTCCGACGCGATCAGCAGTTCGCGGAAATGGCGGCGATTGCCGAACATCATGTCGCGGATGACGATCAGGCTCCACCGATCGCCCAGCACCTCAAGCGTCAGATTGATCGGGCAGCCCGACCGGATCGCATCGACCATCCGGTACCTTACCAAACTGCTTGCAATGCGCAATCAGTTCGATAAGCAAGCGGAACTGGTTGTGAAACGCAAGCGGTAGGGAGAGGATCGATGGGGCGGTTGATCGTATCGGCATTCACCAGCCTGGATGGCTATATCGAGCCGCCGACGGGGTTCGAGGGGCCGGCCTGGTCCGACGAGGTCGAGCGTCACTGGTCGGCGCATGCGCTTAGCACCGCGAAGCACCTGATCTACGGACGCGTCAATTTCCAGTTCAACGCCGGCTTCTGGGGCGACCCCGACGGGCCGGCGGCGGAGATTTCCTACGCGCCGGTGATGAACGCGCTGCCCAAGACGGTGTTCTCGCGCACATTGACCGGCGATCCCGGCTGGAACGCGACGATCGCCACCGACGTCGAGACGCGGGTGGCACAGCTCAAGGCGGAGATCGACGGCGATATCTATGCGTTCAGCGGCGCGCAGATGGTGGCGAGCCTGGCCGCGGCGGATGTGGTCGACGACTATATGCTGATGCTGCTGCCGGTGCTGTGGGGCGGGGGCAAGCGGCTGTTCGGCGCCGAATGTCCGCGGCAGGATCTGGCGCTGATCGAAAGCCGTGCGCTCGGCACCGGCGCGGTCATCCTGCGCTACGCGCGCGTCCGCAAGGAGATCGCCGCGTGACCGCGCTGACGCTCTACTATCACCCGCTTTCCTCCTATTGCTGGAAGGCGCTGGTCGCGCTCAACGAGCATGGCATCGATTATGCGCTGCGCCAGATCGACGCCGCCGATGCCGCGGCGGGGGCGGAACTGACGGCGCTCTGGCCGATGCAGCGCTTCCCGGTGCTGGTGGACGGGGCGAACGACGTTGTGCTGCCCGAGACCAGCATCATCATCGAATATGTCACGACACGCCATCCCGGCGCCTTCGCCGCGATCCCCGCCGATCCGGATGCGGCGATCGAGACGCGGCTGCTCGACCGATTGTTCGACAATGATGTGATGACGCCGGTGCAGAAGGTGGTGTTCGAACATCTCCGCCCCGAGGCCGAACGCGACGCCGCCGACATCGGGCGTGCCCGCGCCGCGCTGCGCAAGGCCTATGACATGCTGGAAGCGCGGCTGGCCGGACGGACCTGGGCCGCGGGCGATGCCTTCACATTGGCGGACTGCGCGGCGATGCCGTCGCTGCACTATGCCGACAAGGTCGAGCCGTTCCGCGCGACGCATCCGTGGCTGGGGGATTATCTCGGCCGGCTGGAGGCGCGCGCGTCGGTGGTGCCGGTGCTCGAGGCGGCGGCACCCTATGCGCATTTCTTTCCGGTGAAGTGAGCGGTTGGACCGCGGACGAGAACGGCGGCCGATCGGCCGCCGTTCCAATGCCTATCCGATCCGAGCGCGGAGCGCCGCGATCAGAGCACCCAGTCTGTCGTCAGCGTCCGCACATCGCCGGTGAAGAGGATCAGCATGTCGGCCACGCCATCGCCGTTGGTGTCGCCGCGCAGCAGCGTCGTGTCGCTGTTGGGATTGTATTGCAGGAACAGCTCGCCCGCGGTCCGCGTGAAGGCGGAAACGATGCTGAACGCCTGGTTGCCGTGCGCCACGCTGTCGGCATCGACAGCCGAAAGGTCGAGCACGTCGCCCTTCGCGAAATCGGTGATCCGGTCCGCCGCGTCGGCGGTGCTTTCCGCGGTGCTCGTATAGACGAAGCGGTCGAAGCCGGTGCCGCCGGTCAGCCGATCGGCACCCAGCCCGCCGCTCAGCCGGTCCTGCCCGGCGCCGCCGCCGAGCACATCGGTGCCGCCGCCGCCGATCAGCGTATCGTTGCCATTGCCGCCATCGAGCGTGTCGGCTGCGGATCCGCCGTCGAGCAGGTCGTTGCCCAGTCCGCCCGACAGATGGTTGGCCTGCGAATTGCCGGTGATCACGTCGTCGAAGGCGGTGCCGATAACATTCTCTATGGAAATCAGCGTGTCGCTGCCCGAACTGGCGGTGCTCTGCGGCCCCGTCTTGAGCAGGTCGACGATCACCCGGTCACGCGCACCGTCATAGCTGGCGGTATCGGATCCGGCGCCGCCGTTGAGAATGTCGTTGCCCAGCCCGCCGTTGAGCAGGTCGTTGCCGGCGTTGCCCGTCAGCGTGTTGGCGCGGTTGTCGCCGACAAGGGCGTCGTCGAACGCCGAACCGGTCAGGTTCTCGATACCGATCAGCCGGTCGGCACCGACGCCGGTGGTCTGCGCGCCGGCGATGAGCAGGCTGACCTTCACGCCCAGCGCGGCATCGGCGTAGGACGCGGTGTCGATCCCTGCGCCGCCGTCGAGCACGTCGTTGCCCAGACCGCCGTTGAGCGTGTCGTCGCCGAGCCCGCCGACCAGCGTGTTGGACAACGCATTGCCGGTGAGCATGTCGTCATGGGCCGAGCCGGTCACATTCTCGATGCCGATCAGCCGGTCGCGGCCCGCGCCGCCGGTTTGCTGGAAGCTCACGAGAAGGTTGACCGCAACGGCACTGCCGGCATCGGCATAGCTCGCGGTGTCGATGCCGACGCCGCCATCGAGCACATCGTCGCCCAGCCCGCCGATGAGCACGTCGTTGCCCACCGAGCCCGTGAGGCTGTTCGCGCCGGCGTCTCCGATCAGCGTATCGGCAAAGCTCGATCCGATCAGATTCTCGATCGAGACGAACTGGTCGTTGCCTGCACCGCCGGTGCTCCCCGTCGCGACGTTGGCGAACACCCCGGCGCCGGCGCCGGCGAACGACGCGGTGTCGATGCCCGCGCCGCCATTCAGCAGGTCGTTGCCGCCGCCCCCGTTGAGGACGTCGTCGCCATCGCCGCCGGCGAGTTCGTTGCGGCCGGCGTCACCGGTCAGCGTGTCCGCGAAGCGCGAGCCGATCAGATTCTCGATCGCCGTCAGCCGGTCGCGGCCGGCGCCGCCCGAAACATTGGTGCCGGATATCGCGAGGTTGATGCGAACGGCCGACGCGGCCGTCTGGTAGGAGGCCGTGTCGATGCCGGCGCCACCGTCGAGCCGGTCGTCTCCCGCCCCGCCGATCAGCAGGTCGTCACCCCGCCCGCCGGAAAGCGCGTCCGCGCCGCCGGCACCGTCCAGCCGGTCGTCGCCATCCAGCCCCTGTGCCGTGTCTGCGCGAACCCCGCCGGTGAACACGTCGTTCCCGGCACCGCCAACATAATCGACCAAAGCTATCCCCCTTCGAAATTCCCGGCGCGCGCTATCATGAGGCCGGTCCGTGAGACAGCAAAATTTGCTCCGGAATCGAGTGATTTGCGGAAGATCGCGGCTCCGGCCGGGCAATGGTTGCGATCATGCAGACTTCCCCAAACCCACATAATGGGTTTACGGCGGCCAGGACTCAGCCAGCCAGCGGGGACCGCATGACCGTCATCATCAAGGAAGCCGACCTCGTCGAGAGCGTCGCGGATGCGCTTCAATATATCAGCTACTATCATCCGATGGATTATATCCGCGCGCTCGGCGCGGCCTATGAGGCGGAGCAGGGCCCGGCCGCCAAGGACGCGATCGCGCAGATCCTGACCAACAGCCGCATGTGCGCCGAGGGGCATCGCCCGATCTGCCAGGATACCGGCATCGTCACCGTGTTCGTCAAATGGGGCCAGCAGTGCATGCTGGACAGCGAGAAATCGCTGCAGGAGGTCGTCGACGAGGGCGTGCGCCGCGCCTATCTCCACCCGGAGAACCGCCTGCGCGCCTCGATCCTGAGGGATCCCGCGTTCAGCCGCGTCAACACGAAGGACAACACGCCTTGCGTGCTCAACGTCGAGATGGTGCCGGGCCATCATGTCGAGGTGCAGGTCGCGGCCAAGGGCGGCGGCTCGGAGAACAAGTCGAAGTTCGCGATGCTCAACCCCAGCGAGTCGATCGTCGACTGGGTGCTTGAGATGGTCCCGAAGATGGGTGCCGGCTGGTGCCCGCCGGGCATGCTCGGGATCGGCATCGGCGGCACCGCCGAAAAGGCGATGACGCTCGCCAAGGAATCGCTGATGGGCGATATCGACATGGCGCAGCTCAAGCAGCGCGGGCCGCAGACCGATATCGAGCGGCTGCGCATCGAGATCTTCGACAAGGTCAACGCGCTGGGCATCGGCGCGCAGGGGCTGGGCGGCCTCGCCACCATCCTCGACGTCAAGATCATGGACTATCCGACGCACGCCGCGTCCAAGCCGATTGCGATGATCCCGAACTGCGCCGCCACCCGCCACGCGCATTTCCATCTCGACGGCTCGGGGCCTGCCTATCTGGAGCCGCCGAGCCTCGACGAATGGCCGAAGGTGGAATGGACGCCCTCCAAGGAATCGATCCGCGTCGATCTCGACACGCTGACCCCGGACGTCGTCGCCACCTGGAAGCCGGGGGACCGGCTGCTGCTCAACGGCAAGATGCTCACCGGGCGCGACGCCGCGCACAAGCGCATCCAGGACATGCTGGCGAAGGGCGAGGAACTGCCCGTCGATTTCAAGGGGCGGGTGATCTATTATGTCGGCCCGGTCGATCCGGTGCGCGACGAGGTGGTCGGCCCCGCCGGCCCCACCACCGCCACCCGCATGGACAAGTTCACCGGCATGATGCTCGAGCAGACCGGGCTGATCGCAATGGTCGGCAAGGCGGAGCGCGGCCCGGCCGCGATCGAGGCGATCCGCGAGCACAAGGCCGCCTATCTGATGGCGGTCGGCGGCGCCGCCTATCTCGTCGCGCGCGCGATC
The window above is part of the Sphingomonas sanxanigenens DSM 19645 = NX02 genome. Proteins encoded here:
- a CDS encoding FadR/GntR family transcriptional regulator; translation: MLKPTANSGERLYITVARRLEQAIEAGIYPVGSRLPAERDLSERLGVSRPVIREALIVLEIRGSIMVRPNGGTVVASRDQRSGAALAMQADAGPFEVTEARRLLEGEVAALAATLVEDDQFEELEETVRLMDNPALDAQARERADRAFHMALARITGNDVLVSMVESLWDMRYNSALCVYFFQQAREHGIEPPVDQHRLIIDTLRARDPEAARAAMREHLTKVTESLLIATEEDARERERLRVTERGSDFARRARTGT
- a CDS encoding cytochrome b codes for the protein MSRPAHDFHPALRTLHWLMAALVLAMLFIGVGMVSTAGPAYLGLLALHRPIGIAILLLVLIRLPLRLATGAPALPADLPPLQHRVAKGSHILLYASMVAMPLIGWAMLSAGGYPVRLTEGLSLPPILPHDLAVHALLRQAHTIVAILFFALILAHLSAALMHGLIRRDGVLRSMTIGHRRLAQAPQAEPAPQATAPAAADPAPLAPAD
- a CDS encoding catalase family peroxidase; the protein is MPLTFRTLAGPAALIGAIVLLLAGGFAWAAGWIGGDRIDGGDIVTALDDNGGSHPGYRRAHAKGLCFAGRFQANGGGTALSSAGAFAAGDYPVIGRFSLGGGNPLATDGRNVFHSMALLLQTPDGQEWRLAMDHTPIFPVADVPSFVALQRATTPDPKTGKPDAAVMKPFLAAHPEVKAFQDYMATAVLPDSFANATYYSINAFRFTNAAGSTQTVRWQFVPEAPLAGLDKAHLDRLPRDYLFDEMIARTARGPSRWHLQLVVANAGDVTDKATIAWQGKHRSIDAGTLVLDAVQPEETGACRDLNFDPTILPSGIAVSDDPLLAARSKAYSSSFTRRAAEGAGPSAVGEDIARSDAR
- a CDS encoding winged helix-turn-helix transcriptional regulator, whose product is MVDAIRSGCPINLTLEVLGDRWSLIVIRDMMFGNRRHFRELLIASEEGIASNILADRLKKLLASGLVTKADDPSHKQKSIYSLTEAAIQLVPVMAHMGAWGRRHLPVSRELSIRAQVLEEGGPAMWADFMAELRALHLGAPPPEGPSVWDRLRTAYEAVLAETAQG
- a CDS encoding dihydrofolate reductase family protein, producing MGRLIVSAFTSLDGYIEPPTGFEGPAWSDEVERHWSAHALSTAKHLIYGRVNFQFNAGFWGDPDGPAAEISYAPVMNALPKTVFSRTLTGDPGWNATIATDVETRVAQLKAEIDGDIYAFSGAQMVASLAAADVVDDYMLMLLPVLWGGGKRLFGAECPRQDLALIESRALGTGAVILRYARVRKEIAA
- a CDS encoding glutathione S-transferase family protein; translation: MTALTLYYHPLSSYCWKALVALNEHGIDYALRQIDAADAAAGAELTALWPMQRFPVLVDGANDVVLPETSIIIEYVTTRHPGAFAAIPADPDAAIETRLLDRLFDNDVMTPVQKVVFEHLRPEAERDAADIGRARAALRKAYDMLEARLAGRTWAAGDAFTLADCAAMPSLHYADKVEPFRATHPWLGDYLGRLEARASVVPVLEAAAPYAHFFPVK